From a single Lolium rigidum isolate FL_2022 chromosome 7, APGP_CSIRO_Lrig_0.1, whole genome shotgun sequence genomic region:
- the LOC124672218 gene encoding probable magnesium transporter NIPA1 → MVMSLDNLRGFALATSSSAFIGSSFVIKKIGLKKAGDAGVRAGSGGYSYLYEPLWWIGMVTMILGEVANFAAYAFAPAILVTPLGALSIIFSAVLAHFILNERLHMFGVVGCALCVVGSVDIVLHAPKEKKIDSVSEIWQLATEPGFIVYSCLAVALALVLMFWVVHHTEQRKMLAYIAICSLFGSLTVISVKAVAIALKLSFNGVNQFVYVQTWFFIAVVIICCLVQLNYLNKALDSFNTAVVAPVYYVMFTILTIFANMIMYKDWDSQNATQIASEVCGFVTIVAGTFLLHKTRDMGNTQPNPDSLRADCELQNHS, encoded by the exons ATGGTGATGTCTCTAGACAATTTGAGGGGCTTCGCATTAGCCACATCATCAAGTGCTTTTATTGGATCAAGTTTTGTGATCAAGAAGATTGGGCTGAAGAAAGCTGGGGATGCTGGGGTAAGAGCAG GTTCTGGAGGCTACTCATACTTGTATGAACCGTTATGGTGGATAGGAATGGTAACTA TGATTCTGGGCGAGGTGGCAAACTTCGCAGCATATGCATTTGCTCCTGCAATACTTGTTACTCCTCTGGGAGCATTAAGCATCATTTTTAG CGCAGTGCTAGCACATTTCATTTTGAATGAGAGGTTGCATATGTTTGGTGTGGTTGGTTGTGCATTGTGTGTTGTTGGCTCAGTTGATATAGTTTTGCATGCCCCCAAGGAAAAAAAGATCGATTCAGTTAGCGAAATATGGCAGCTCGCAACTGAACCAG GTTTCATAGTGTATTCTTGCTTGGCTGTAGCACTTGCACTTGTTTTAATGTTCTGGGTTGTTCATCATACTGAGCAAAGGAAAATGCTCGCATATATTGCAATATGTTCACTATTTGGGTCTCTGACG GTTATCAGTGTAAAAGCAGTGGCTATTGCCTTAAAGCTCTCGTTTAATGGAGTGAACCAATTCGTCTATGTCCAGACGTGGTTCTTCATTGCTGTTGTAATTATATGCTGTTTAGTTCAGCTGAATTATTTGAACAAG GCGTTGGATTCATTCAATACAGCTGTGGTTGCCCCTGTATATTATGTGATGTTCACCATTCTTACTATTTTCGCGAACATGATCATGTACAAG GACTGGGACTCTCAGAATGCAACACAGATAGCAAGCGAGGTGTGTGGGTTTGTGACAATTGTTGCTGGAACATTCCTTCTGCACAAGACCAGAGATATGGGGAACACACAACCTAACCCAGATTCTCTGAGAGCGGATTGTGAACTCCAGAATCATAGCTAG